A single region of the Brassica rapa cultivar Chiifu-401-42 chromosome A03, CAAS_Brap_v3.01, whole genome shotgun sequence genome encodes:
- the LOC103861324 gene encoding flavonoid 3'-monooxygenase CYP75B137 → MEATSSNFTLSTILNTEDPYSSLMLTAALLFAVLCYFWLQGKSKSKNGQPPLPPGPWPLPIVGNLPFLNSDILHTQFQALTQKHGPLMKIHLGSKLAIVVSSPDMAREVLKTHDVTFANHDLPEVGKINTYGGEDILWSPYGTHWRRLRKLCVMKMFTTPTLEASYSTRREETRQTIVHMSEMARDGSPVNLGEQIFLSIFNVVTRMMWGATVEGEERTSLGNELKTLISDISDIEGIQNYSDFFPLFARFDFQGLVKKMKVHVKKLDILFDRVMESHVKMVGKKSEEEEDFLQYLIRVKDDDEKAPLSLTHVKSLLMDMVLGGVDTSVNASEFAMAEIVSRPEVFKKIRQELDQVVGKDSVVEESHLPKLTYLQAVMKETLRLHPTLPLLVPHRNSETSVVAGYTVPKDSKIFINVWAIHRDPKHWDEPNEFKPERFLENSLDFNGGDFKYLPFGSGRRICAAINMAERLVLFNIASLLHSFDWKAPKGHKFEVEEKFGLVLKLKSPLVAIPVPRLSDPKLYTA, encoded by the coding sequence ATGGAAGCGACTTCTTCTAACTTCACACTCTCTACAATCCTCAACACAGAGGATCCATACAGCTCCCTCATGCTGACCGCCGCTCTTCTCTTCGCCGTCCTCTGCTACTTCTGGCTTCAAGGAAAATCCAAGTCCAAGAACGGTCAACCACCGTTGCCTCCGGGACCATGGCCACTTCCCATCGTCGGAAACCTCCCGTTTCTAAACTCCGACATCCTCCACACGCAGTTCCAAGCCCTAACTCAAAAACACGGCCCTCTCATGAAAATCCACCTCGGCTCCAAACTCGCTATCGTCGTCTCCTCCCCAGACATGGCTCGCGAGGTTCTCAAAACACACGACGTCACTTTCGCCAACCACGACCTCCCCGAGGTCGGGAAGATCAACACGTACGGTGGGGAAGACATACTCTGGTCTCCTTACGGAACACACTGGAGGAGACTACGCAAGCTTTGCGTCATGAAGATGTTCACCACGCCGACTCTCGAAGCTTCTTACTCCACTCGGAGGGAAGAGACACGACAAACTATCGTTCACATGTCCGAAATGGCACGTGACGGATCGCCCGTGAATCTTGGAGAGCAAATATTTCTTTCGATATTCAACGTCGTGACGAGAATGATGTGGGGAGCGACggttgaaggagaagagagaacAAGCTTAGGGAACGAGCTCAAAACCCTAATCTCAGATATCTCCGACATAGAAGGGATTCAAAACTACTCAGACTTCTTCCCCTTGTTCGCAAGGTTTGATTTCCAGGGGTTGGTTAAGAAGATGAAGGTCCATGTTAAGAAGCTAGATATTTTATTCGACCGTGTTATGGAGAGTCACGTCAAAATGGTTGGTAAGAAAagcgaagaggaagaagatttcTTACAATACTTGATTAGAGTTAAAGACGACGATGAGAAAGCTCCTCTCTCGTTGACTCACGTGAAGTCATTGCTTATGGATATGGTTCTTGGTGGTGTCGACACATCCGTTAACGCATCGGAGTTCGCTATGGCTGAGATCGTGAGCAGACCAGAAGTTTTCAAGAAGATACGTCAAGAACTGGATCAAGTTGTTGGTAAAGACAGCGTCGTTGAAGAATCACATCTACCTAAGCTCACTTACTTGCAAGCGGTTATGAAAGAGACTCTTAGGCTTCACCCTACGCTTCCACTTCTTGTACCTCACCGGAACAGCGAAACCTCGGTGGTTGCGGGATACACTGTGCCTAAAGACTCCAAGATTTTCATCAATGTTTGGGCGATTCATAGAGATCCTAAGCACTGGGACGAGCCTAATGAGTTTAAACCTGAGAGGTTTTTGGAGAACTCGCTAGATTTCAACGGTGGTGATTTCAAGTATTTGCCATTTGGTTCCGGGAGGAGGATTTGCGCGGCGATTAACATGGCTGAGAGGCTTGTTCTCTTCAACATTGCGTCGCTTCTTCACTCTTTTGACTGGAAAGCTCCTAAAGGACACAAGTTTGAGGTTGAGGAGAAGTTTGGGCTTGTTCTTAAGTTGAAGAGTCCGCTTGTGGCTATTCCTGTTCCGAGGTTGTCTGATCCCAAACTCTACACAGCTTAA